GGCGACATGGGCGTCGAGGAGTTCGAGGCAATGGTCGAGGTCCCGCGCCCAATGGCCCGCGCCGACGGACGGGTAGTCGATGGGCCCGGCGGATACTGGAAGGTCGACCTGGACCAGCAACTTGCCCATCAACGCGGCCTGCAAACCCACTGTCGACGACACCACGACGACCGCGTCGACCGCCTTGAGGAGGGCGGCAAGGTCGTCGTCACGCCCACTGGTCTCGATGCCTGGGTCAAGGGCGTCGGCCCCCGACCTCTCGTTGGGGTGGGGCCGGTAGACCATCCGCCACCCAGGGCGGGTGCTGACCGCTTTGGCCAAGGTGCGGGCGATCTTGGCTCCCCAGTCAGGGTCGGTCGGCTCGGGTTGGGACGCCCACAGGATGACCTTGTCCTGCCCCCAACCCTTACTCTCCCGCAAGTGGGCGGCGTCCACGGCGACCTGTGGCCCGCCCATCTCGTCAAACGCGGGGTTACCCGTCACGACGACTTCTTCCGGCTGTCGCCCGGCGTCGATCAACGCCTTGCGGACGAGGTCGGCGAGCACACACACCTTGGTGCCGTAACCGGGGCGGCGCAAACGGCTTTCATTGCCGCAGACCATAAGGTCGAGCACGACGACAGACGGGACTCCCGCCTCCGCGGCGACTTCAATCGCGGCCTGCTCTGACCGGGGGCTGTTCGTCGCCAAGACGAGGTCCGGCTGCACCTTGTCGATGACCCGCCGCATGAACCGCTTCGGCAGGAACGCCTGACGTCGATTGCTGGCATAGAGGGAAGCGGCCCGCTCGGCGCCATGGTCGGCCACGAGTTCGGAGTAGCAGATCCCCAGGTAGGCCTCTGTCTCACCCGGGCGCACGTCCGGATGAGGAGGATGCCCGGCGGCCAGGCGCTTTCCGGTCTCCAGGGCCTCCGCGTCACCGGGTTCGATGAAATCGACGTAACCCAGGCTGCTGATACCTTTGCGGGCCAAGAGGCCGGCCGCCGTTGTCAACGCCATGACGACGACCTCGTGACCGCGTTCGACCAGCTTGGGCACGACGCTGGCGACGATCTGGGCGTGGCCCGCGCCATAGGTGACGCACAAGACACGGCTCATCTCTTTCGGCCCTTCCTGACCGCCACGACCGAGCCGATGAACCCGCCCAGCACGAGCCCGGCAAGCATGTTCAGTCCGTATTTTTTGTTGACCGGCTCCTCAAGCAAGTAGGGCTCGTCCAGCACCGACCACTGCAACTTCTCGACCTTGTTGCGGACATCCTCCTGACGGAACGCGGCGAGGGTGGACTCGTAAGCCGAGTTTGTCGTCCGAATGTCGCTGAGCAACGACCGGTACCGACGGGCTTCCTCGGGGGCGACCTTGGCCCGCTCGGCCGCGTCTTCGGCCAACCAGCGGGTCGTCAGCTCGGCAGCAAAGAGGGCGGCGGCCGACTCGTCGATCCCCTTTTGGACCGATGTCACCTTCGCCTGCACTTCTTGTTTGATGGAGTTCTGGGTGAACCGAAGGTTGTCCTCGGCGTCCTTGACCTGCTGGGTACCCGGTTGGTACCGCGCCCGCGCGGCGTCCAGGTTGTAGCGCGCCTTGAGCAGGTCCTTGCGCCAGTCGGCGATCTGCGAGTCCCCCGTCGGCAGGTTCAGGTCCATCGCCTGGCCGATCTTGGCCGCTTGCGTGATCTTCGCCTGCAGGTTCCGGCGGGCCCCTTCATGTTCGATACGGGCCGACTCCGCACGGCGCAGGTACTCCGAGCCGGTGAAGTCCTCGGTCGAGGAGGGCGAGGTCTTGGCGGTCTTCTGGAACTCCGCCAGCCGAGCTTGAGCCTGGTCAAGCGCGGTCTTGTTGGCTTCGACCTCCTTGGCTAGGTCGCTGCTGATGCGGTCGCTGACATTGAAGAGGAGGCGCTGGTCCAATTGCTTGAGCCGGTCCAGTACGGCGACCACCGCGGCCAGGGTCTTCTTGTCTGAATATCCGCGGAAGGCGACTTCGAGTTGCCGTCTTTCGGGCATCTCGTTGATGTCCATCGAGTTCTCGACGTCTTTGACTCTGACCTCGGCCTTCTCCGAGATCAGTTTCCGCATGTCGTGGCTCTTCACCACGCCGCCGAGATACTGGACGTCGCTGGACGTGTTGATCGCCAATTGGACGATGGTCCCCGCACCGGTGCTCTGGGCCCGGGGGAAAAGGACAGAAAACCGTGCCTCGTACAAGGGCGGGACGATGAATGTGAAGAGCCCGACCAACAAACACAGGCCAAGGGCGACGCTCCCGACCAACTTCCACGATCGCAGGAGTATGTGAAGCGTGTCGCTGACGTCGATCACGTCTTCCGTCGGCGTCGCGGCCATGACCCGGTATTTTAACCTTAACCCCGGGTGGGCAGGTAGGATTCCTCCCATGTCGCGGGTCAAGGTTTTATGCCTCGCCAGCTTGTTGTCCCCTTCGGCGTTGGCCTTGGCCCAATTCGGCGGGTCTGGTGAGTTCCCCAGCTTTCGGAACATGTCCGCCCTCCCCGGATCCGGGTTTGGCGTGACCGCCCGGGGCCAAGCCGGGTTTCGTGGCGCGATGGCCTATTCGACACCGGTCGCCTACGCCCTCGCGCCGTGGGAAGTGGTGACGGGTATGACGATCGTCTCCCACGACTGGGGGTTTGCCTTTCAGGACGCTTCAAGTGGCGACTCGACCTCAGGGAACGGCTCGGTGCAACTCCAGTTCGGGCTACCCGTGGGCAAGTTCGGCGCCCTGTCTTACGGTGTCCTCGTCAAGAGTTCCCACGGCGACAATTCGGGAACGGTCCAATGGACTCCTCCCGGCCAGTCGGGACCGGTCCGCTTTGCCATCGGCGTGCAGGACTGGCGAGGGCGGGGCGGCTCGTCGGGGTTTGGCCAGCCCGACGACCGGGCGTGGTCCCGGTCGGTCTATGCAGTGGGCACCTGGCAGGCCCTCGACGACACCTACGTCACCCTGGGTTACGGCGACCAGCACCGCTTTCGTGGTGTCTTCGGCAGCGCCAGCCACGCCGTCACGCCCCGCCTGAAAGCGGTCGCGGAGTACGACACGTTCAACTGGAACTGGATCGTCGCCTATGACCTAGGCAAAGTGGCGGGCCCCGTGATGAAAGACCGGCGTCCCGTCCAGGTCGTCGCCTTTGTCGGCCAAGAAGCGGGCAAGTTCGGGTTGTGGGGATTCAACGTCCGGTTCTAAGGGCCAGGGGTCCACGGTCGACAAGGCACCGGCACCGCGTCGCTGTGCCATAATGGGCGTCGAGCGCGGGTGTAGCTTAGTGGTAAAGCTCCAGCCTTCCAAGCTGGCCATGTGGGTTCGATTCCCATCACCCGCTCCAACCAGACCAGTCAGCGGGTGTAGTTCAATGGTAGAGCGTCAGCTTCCCAAGCTGAATGTTGCGGGTTCGAGTCCCGTCACCCGCTCCAGAGGTCCGCTTTGACCCCACGGATCGCCATCATCGGTGGTGGCGGGCATGCCCGTGTGGTCGTCGATCTGGCCCGCGCCCTGGGCCGGACCATCGTGGGGATTTTTGACGACCGTCCCGGACAGCAGGGCCAATCCGTCGACGGTTGCCCGGTCGTGGGGACACTCATGGACCTGGTCGGTCGTCCGCGGGACGACTTCGAGGCCGTCGTCGCCATCGGTGCCAACGACGTGAGGCTCCGCGTCGCTTCAGAATGTCCGACCAAGTGGGCCACCCTCGTCCATCCCGCCGCCACCGTCTCGCCGTCGGCGACCCTCGGCCACGGCACCTTGGTCATGGCCGGCGCCGTCGTCCAGCCGGGCACGACCCTGGGTGACCATGTCGTGGTGAACACCCGGGCCAGCGTCGACCACGACGGGGTCGTCGCGGACGGGGTCCACATCGCCCCCGGCGCGACGGTGTGCGGAGGCGTCCACATTGGTGACGGTGCCTTGGTGGGGGCGGGGGCGGTCCTTCTTCCCGGGGCAAGGGTCGGCGCCTGGGCCGTGGTCGGGGCGGGGGCCGTGGTCCGCGACGAGGTACCTGCCGCCGAGACGTGGGTCGGCGTACCCGCGAAGAGGCGCGTCGTTTAGCAGCCCTACACCAACTCGGCGACGGGTTCCTGCTTGACCATCTCCGCCAGCAAACCGCTGTGCGACTCCATCACGTGACGCAACGCCTCGCGCGAGTTCGGCACCCCGTAGCGCAAGTGCACGTCGTGGGCATGGCTGGCCGCCTCGAGGGCCGCCGCCCCGCCGTTGAAGAGGTTCTCGGCGTCTGATATGTCGAGTTCTTGCCCGTTGACCGCCAAGAACCCCGCTGTGGCGGCGAGGGCGGTCGCACGGTTTCCGCTGGCGAAGGGGGCCAACTTGGCGAACCCACCCAAGAGCCGGGCAGCTTGGCCAAAGACGTCGGTGCTCGTGCCGTAGGCGTACTGGTAGAAGACACCTTCCTCCAGTGTCGCGTAGTTGTATTTCTGTGGCGTACCCGTGAGCTGCAGGTTCAGCCAGACGAGGTCGGGGACGGTCAGGTAATGCACCGGATCAGCTTATACCTCGTGGGAGGCAGGTTCGGGCTGGTCTTCGTCATGGCCGCCGTCATGGCCGGTCGGCGGACCCGAGGCAAGGCGACGCCTGAGCGACTCGCGGAGAAGGAGTTCGATCTGCGCGTTGACGCTACGTAAATCGGCCGCGGCCGACCGTTGGATCTG
This is a stretch of genomic DNA from Fimbriimonadaceae bacterium. It encodes these proteins:
- a CDS encoding acetyltransferase, which translates into the protein MTPRIAIIGGGGHARVVVDLARALGRTIVGIFDDRPGQQGQSVDGCPVVGTLMDLVGRPRDDFEAVVAIGANDVRLRVASECPTKWATLVHPAATVSPSATLGHGTLVMAGAVVQPGTTLGDHVVVNTRASVDHDGVVADGVHIAPGATVCGGVHIGDGALVGAGAVLLPGARVGAWAVVGAGAVVRDEVPAAETWVGVPAKRRVV
- a CDS encoding Arc family DNA-binding protein — encoded protein: MAERKSYLLRLPADLWEQIQRSAAADLRSVNAQIELLLRESLRRRLASGPPTGHDGGHDEDQPEPASHEV